AATTTTCAATCTTCAATTATCAATTAACAATATTGATAATTGATAATTTTTAATTGATAATTGAATATGATTCATCCAAAAGAAGAGCGCACTTTAGTTATTATCAAGCCGGACGGAGTGCAAAGATCGTTAGTCGGCGAAATTTTAAAGCGCTATGAGCGCACCGGTTTAAAACTAATCGCTTTAAAAATTGTAGTAGCCGGGGTTGAAATGGCCGAAAAGCATTATTACGACGTCGGCGGAGAAGAGTGGCTGGAAGAAGTCGGCCGCAAGGCCCGGGCGGCCTACGAAAAGAAGGGATTAAAGTCGCCTTATAAGACTAACCGCGACAACGGCATGGCGGTTTTGAAATCCAACGCCAAGTATTTGTCTTCTGGACCGGTTATCGCCATGATCTGGCAGGGAAACCAAGCGGTTGGATTGGTAAGAAAAATCACCGGCGCGACCGAGCCTTTATCTTCGGACGTCGGAACAATCAGGGGCGATTTTACATTGGACACATACGCTATGGCCGACATGGATTCGCGTTCAGTCCGCAACCTGATCCACGCTTCCGGAACGGTTGAAGAGGCGGAGAAAGAGATTCCCAACTGGTTCAAAAAAAATGAGATTATTAAATACACCCATATCCAGGAAAAGATTTTATACGACGTTAATATCGACGGGATATTGGAATAGGCTAATGCGGGCGTAAAATATTACGGCCTATTGACGGGATTCGGGAGATAGGTTAAGATATGGATAAGTAAGAAAACCCTGCAAAAATATGCAATATTCGGCAAAAAACTATTTAGGTTTTATGGGCATGTTGATTACCGTAAAGGTAATGATTTTTGACATGGACTGCCGGGTTAAAACAGGTTAAACAGATAAAGAATAGATAAAATACCAAAACCCGGCCAAAAAAGGAGCCGGGTTTTTTTAGAAAAGCTCTTTTACAAGGAATATCACAAAATACCGCGCAAAAAACAAATAGTGCGCCGCGAAAGGGAAATGACAGGCTGTCTTGCTATGGCAAATGATCATTCTTCTTTTGCGGTACACTAACTTCATGGCTGCCGGGCGGCTCAAAAGCCTTGCACATGTCCGGTAATTTAATACTACAAAAGAGAGGGTGGTTAAGCTATGAAGGAAGTTGTTTCCGCGGCGGTAATTTTGGGGAAAAATATTGTTTTTTAACCTTCTGCCCCTGCGGCGGCCCTTAAATCAATTTGGGCCGGGGCAAAAAACTAAATGGAGGACACACCATGAGCGATGGAACCACAACGACGCAGTTGGACACAAACACGAAGGGTGTCGAGATAGAAACACCCGACGGAACCGTTATCTGGAGGGGGGTAGGATTGCCCCCTAGCCTAATGTATCCCTTACCACAGGTATTTGTGTCCTACGCGCCGTAAAGTCCCTCCTTGGGTCCTAAAGGAACGGCAGCGCTCTGCCGTATTTCTATCCTGTAAGGACCCTGCCGCGTAAACCGAGAGGCTTCGAGAGTTTTCCTGGACAGCGAAATGTGCGCGCTATCCGGTTGAAAATTCTCGAACCTCTCTTCCTTCCTTTTTAATTGGTGAAAAGAGCGTTTATTTGACAGCTTTTTTCGGAAAATGTATAGTTAGAGAATAAGAAAAAATATTTATATATGGAGGGAAATTTAAACCAGGACAATCTAAATAATGAAAAAGAACCGACCATGAAAGATCTTATGGCGGCGATCGACGGTGTGAGGGATGATTTGACCGGAAAGATTGACGGTGTGAGGGATGATTTGACCGGAAAGATTGACGGTGTGAGGGATGATTTGAAGGGAGAGATAAACGGCGTTCGGGATGAGTTGGGAAAGAAAATTGACAGCGCCAATGAAGCGGTCAATGAATTAGTCGAGGTTGTTAACGCTTACGCGACCGATGTTGATAAAAAATTTGAAAATATAGACTCGCGGCTCAAAGGATTAAGCCAGGGTCAGGAAAATCTTGAATTAAAAATGATGAATGTCGCCTATCAACTCGACGTAAATGATCTGCAAAAACGGGTAACTAAATTAGAAGATAAGATCGGAATTGAGCGTTAAAAGTATGAAGATAAAATCGCTAAAACTTAATTTGCTATTGTTATTGCCTTTAAAACGGGCGGCGATTTTGTGTTGACATAAAATGTTAGACGGAAAGATACGCAAAGCCGCCCGAAAAGGTGGACTTTTTTATATTTTATAGGTAAATTAAATACACAGCCTGCCGTGAATATAAACGGGCCGGGCCAGCAAAAAATATGGCTAAAGAAAAATACATCCAATTAAACGACGTCTGCCTTCGGGAATCGGCGCAGGTTTCCGGCGGCGCTATGAGCCCCAAGGATCAGCTTACTTATGTAAGATACCTTTTGGAAGGCGGAATCGACCGGATCGAAATCGGCTTTCCGGGCAGTTCTCCAGTGCAGTTAGAAAATTCAAAAAGGATCGTCGGTTTCGTAGACAAGAACGCGAAGGTTAAGCGGCCGCTTTTAGGCGGACTCGCGCGGGCGAAAAAAGAAGACATTGACGCGATCCGCGAAGCCGGATGCGATTTATGCCATATCTATATTCCTTCTTCGGACGAATTCGTCAAAGCTATGTTTGCCGCGGAAAAATACGGAGATACGGTGGAGGGCAAGCAAAAGTGGACGATTGACCAGGCGGTAAGCATGGTGCGTTATGCGAAGAGTCTGGGATTTAAAAGCGTTGAATACTCGCCGGAAGACGCGGCCCGCACCAGCCGGGAATTTCTCTATAAGATGGTGGAGGCGGTAATTTCCGCCGGGGCGGACGTAGTTAATATTCCGGATACGACCGGACTGCGCATCGGAAGCGAGTTCGGAGATTTAATCGCGGATATTGAAAAAAACGTGCCTAACCGGAAAAAAGCATTAATCTCGGTCCATTGCCATAACGATTCGGATCACTCAACCCATAACGCGCTAGAGGCGATTAGAAACGGAGCCGATATTGTCGAAGGGACTTTTTTCGGTCTGGGCGAGCGATCGGGGATGACCAAGTTTGAGGCGGTTTTAATGAATGTAAACACGCGCCAAGATCTGTTTAGCGGTTTTAAAATAGATTTTAAGCCGGAGCTTTGTGTTAAAATCGTAAACTTTACCGCTAACGCCCTGGGCATGTCAGTCCCCAGGCATTGGGTTGTGGCCGGCTCGCAAAATTCTATTTGCTCATCCGGCACCCATCAGGCGATTGAAGCCCGGGCCAAAGAGCGGGGGATGGAAAGCGCTTATTACAGCTGGCATCCGGAAATTTACGGCCATTCTAAAGTTACCACGGTAATCAACCAGTCATCTGGACGGGAGGGCCTCCGAAAAAGGCTTGAGGAACTGGGCTATATGCTTGGCTCTGAGGAGATGCAGAAAGTTTACGAGCAGTCGATTAAAATCTCCGAAGCTATGGCCGGAAAGCCTTTAGAAGACCGGGAACTGGCGGCTATCGTGCATGAAACAATTGACGTTATTCCTTTCCCGATAAAAGTAAAAAGATGCCAGGCCATGGGCGGAAAAGGAACTATCCCGACCGCTACTGTTGTTATTGAGGTAGAGGGTAAAGAAGGAATCGCGGCCGAAATCGGCGTCGGACCTTATGACGCTATCATGCATTCCGTCGTCCGGGCGGCGGAAAATTTTTATCCTAAATTAAAAGAAGTGAATATTGTTTTGGACGCCTGGAATCCGACTTCGGTAACTTCCGGGTCGGACGCTTTAGCCGATGTTTACGCGCGGATACGGATTAATGATGATATAAACCACGCCTTTTCCGGCCGGGCCGTCCATATCGATACCAACCAGGCTTCGGCCCAGGCTTTTGCCAACTGTTTAAGCTGGTATTTGGCCTCGCTTTAATATATCAAGTTTTAAAATATGCCGAAGACGGCTTTCCAAAAAATAATTGACGCTCACGTTAAGAAATTTTTTCCTGACCAAAGGATGGTTTTAGATTTGGATTGGGTATGGGGGCATGAAATTACAACGCCGAACGCCATTTTGGATATGAAATCCCGGGGGATAAATTCGGTTTTTAACCCTAACCGGATAAAGCTGATGATTGACCATGTCAATCCGCCAAAAGATACGGCGTCGGCGATTCAGTCAAAAATTGTCCGGGACTGGGCGCGGGAAATGGATATTGAATTTTTAGAAGTCGGCCGCAACGGCATTTGCCACGCGGTCATTCCGGAAAAGGGCTGGATCCGGCCGGGACAAATCGGCATCATGGGCGATTCGCATACCTGCACGCACGGGGCTTTTGGCGCGTTTACCGCCGGCGTCGGGACAACCGACCTGGAGAACGCGCTAATTACTGGGCTTTGGATTTGCCCGCCGCAAAAAGTAGTTCGCGTAAATTTTAACGGCGAGCTGGCGAAAAATGTTTTTGCCAAAGATTTGATTTTGGTTTTGATAAAAAAAATCGGGGTCAAAGGCGCGGCTAACGCGGTACTGGAATTCGGCGGAACTGCCGTGAAAAATATGAGCATGGAAGGGCGGATGACAATCGCCAACATGGCAATTGAAGCCGGTGCTAGCTCGGGCATGATGATGACGGATGAAAAAACCATCGAATACCTTTGGCCGACTTTGAAGGATGAATTTAAAAATAGAAAAGAAGCTCTGGCTGATCTGTCAAAATGGAATAGTGACGCGGATGCGAAATATGATCAGGTAATTGATATGGATGCCAGTAAACTGGCGCCGGTAATAACTGATAATTTTTCCCCGGAAGACGTCCATTCGGTTAAAGAATTGGCTGGCAAAAAAATTGACCAAGTCTATATCGGCTCCTGCACCAACGGAAGGATTTCCGATTTAAGGATTGCCGCCGGCGTGTTTAAAGCTATGGGAAAACCGGTACATAAAAATATCCGGTGCATCATCGTGCCGGCTACGGCGCATATTTACGGCCAGGCTTTGCGCGAAGGGTTAATCGAAATATTTTTACAAGCCGGCTGTTTAATAAGCGCTCCGACTTGCGGCGCTTGCCTGGGGATGTCAAATGGAGTAATCGCGCCGGGCGAAGTATGCGTTTCAACAACCAACCGCAATTTTCCCGGACGGATGGGAAAGGGCGGGATGGTCCATCTGGCTTCGCCAATAACCGCGGCTTTAGCGGCAGTGGATGGAAAAATTACCGAGCTGGGTATTGAACTTGGAGAAAAAGTTGAAAAATTTGTTTCTTCCATAATTAAAGACGGGACGCCTATGTCTTTAACCGGCTGGAAAGAAAAAAAGGCCGGGCCAGTTGATTATAAAGCCATGCTGAAAAACATAGGCAATGGGGAAGAAAAAGATTTTTCCGGGCCAGCCGGCTATGCGCCGATAAAAAATATTGATACCGACCAAATTATACCGGCGCGATATTTAACCGAAACCGATAAAGCTGAACTGGGAAGGCATTGCCTGGAAGACGCTCAATTCAGCGCCGAAGAGAGAAAAATAATTTTAGAATCGCAAATTTTAGTAGCCGATGAAAATTTCGGCTGCGGTTCAAGCCGCGAGCACGCCCCTTGGGCCTTGGAAGCTAACGGCATAAGATGCGTTATTGCTCCGTCTTTCGCCCGGATTTTTTATAACAACATGTTTAATAATGGATTGCTCTGCATTGAACTCCAGCCGGAAGAAATAAGTGAATTGATGGAGGTAAAGCCTAATAGCCTGGAAATTGACTGGAAGAATGGCGTTGCCAAAACGGAAAAAGGGAAGCAATACAAATTCAGCCTGTCTGATTATCAAAAAGAATTAATTAAAAATGGCGGCAGTGCCGGCTATATGCTAAAGCTGGCCGCGGATATTAATATTTAATATGGCTAAAAAAATAATCGCATTAGTCGAAGGCGACGGGGCTGGCCCGGAAATGATGCATGAAGCCTGCCGGATAGCGGTTGCCGCCGCCAAAATGGACGGGATAGAAATTGAATTCGAAAAAACCCCGATGGGCTGGAATGCTTATCATGAACATGGCGATACCTTGCCCGAAGAATCCTTTGAAAAAGCGGTTCGCATCGGAACTATTTTTTTCGGCGGCGTCGGCGATCCGAAGTTTGATAAAACCATAGGAATGGAAAAACCGGAAATGAGGCCGGAAGCCCGGGCGCTTTTGGCTTTAAGGAAAGAAATGGGTCTGTTTTTAAATTTTCGGCCGATTATTTATTATAAATCGCTTGAAGCGCTCGCTAACGTAAAACCGGAAACTATTCCCGAAGAAGGAGTAAAACAAATCTGGATCCGTTATTTATTGGAAGACAGCTATTTTGGCAATGCCGATTTAATGGACGAGGTGCCGGAAAAGGTGCGGCAGAAAATCGGGCTAAAGATGAAAAAAGATGTTTGCCTGGAGGATGAGATAGTCTGCGACCTGGCTTATTATAAAAAATCCACGCTGGAAAAATATATCCGCGCCTGCTTTGCCTCTGCCCGCGAAATGAAACTGCCCTTAATTTCGATAGACAAGGCCAATGTCATGGCCCGCTATGATTTTTGGCGGAAAATCGCGACGAAAATCGGCGCCGAAGAATTCCCGGACGTGGAGCTTATCCATCAACTGGTCGACTCGGCCAATTCCATGCTTTTTACGCCGGCCAAATTGCATGGAGTTATCGCCTGCGGGAACGAGCATGGCGATATCTTATCGGACGGCGCGGCCGCGGCTTTGGGCAGTATGGGGCTCATGTGTTCTTCGGCAGTTAATCCTGATACGGGCCAGGCAATGTTCGAGTCCGGGGCCGGAACCGCTCCGACTTTAGCCGGCCAGGATAAGGCAAATCCTTTAGGCCGGATTTTAACCGGAGCGTTGATGCTTCGGCACATTGGAGCAAAAAAAGGCGCAACTGCCATCGAAGAAGCTGTTAACCGCGCATTGTCAGAAGGCTGGCGCACCGGCGATTTGTTTACAAAAAAAGATGACCCGGCCAAACTTTTAGGTACGCAAGCGATGGGGAAAAAAGTTTTGTCATATTTATAGATCGTAACGCCTGGCGGAAGATGTCCTTTTTAGCCGGCAAGGCCTTGACAGCGGTAAAGGAATAAAATATAATATTTATATATGCTTAACCTGGCAAGAAAAATCGTATTGATTGTCGTAGAGGTAGTAGTCATGGTAATGACTCCTTTTCGCGTTTGCCGGGTTAGAGTAAGAGCATAAAAAGAAAAAAAGCTAAGATGAACCCCCGGCAAACAAGCCGGGTTTTTTTGTAAGATGTTCTTTTGTAGACGGGTGGGCTAATTATGATAACGCGCCTGAAATGGCAAGCGAGCTAATCGTTTTTCGCTTCGGGCGCGTTAAGTAATTGTTTCCTTCGCGGCAGTCCTGGCGTGCGGCAAGCGACAAAATCGCTTCCAGCAGACGGCGACAGAATCGCCTCTCAATTTTAGCACATAGGGCAAAAACCCGAACAGGCATTTTCCTGCCAGGCTCTTTCCCGCAAGGCTTTTTTACAAGAGCTAACGCACCCGTAACAATATGGTGTTTCCAAAAGTTTGGAAGCATCCGGGGGGTCTATAGATTGCAGATTGATTTATAGATCCCCCTCCTTCCTTTTTCATAATTTAATTAAATATTTAGCCAATTTTAGTCTTGACATATGGGCCAAAAAGCACTACTATTATCATATGATAACCAGACCGCAAAATATTTTATTGGTAAACTTGATTCTACCCACCTAGATGGCGGTTTTCCAGCATGGATAAAAGATAAAAACTGCCACACTAAAAGGTGGCTTTTTTAATATAGCGGGCCGTTTAAAAAGCCCGGGGAGAGAAAAAAACATAAAGATATGACCATCCAAAACGGGACAGTAAAATTTTATAAGTTAAAATGCGTTCGATGCGGCGCTGTTTGGGATGAAAAAGAGACTTCGTCCGCCTGCTTAAAATGCGGCGACGCGCTGGAAGCCCACTACGACTGGGAGTTTATCAAATGCCGTTTAAACCAGTTCAATCTGAAATATACGCCGATTTCCGCCACCAAATATTTGAATTTTTACCCAATTTTGGATTTAAAAAAATTAGTTACTTTAAATGAAGGCGGGACTCCCCTTCGAAAATCAAAAAAAATCGCCAAACGGCTGGGACTGGAAAACCTTTATTTTAAGGATGAAACTTCCAACCCGACCGGCGGTTTTAAAGACCGGGGGACTATGGTGGAAATAACTAAGGCGCTTGAGATGGGAGCCAAAGCGGTGGTTGTGGCTTCCACCGGAAATATGGCCGCTTCGGTTTCGGCTTATGCCAGTCAGGCGGGTATTCCGGCTTACATCGTCGTCCCCGAAGGAACGCCGATTGGAAAACTCTCCCAAACTTTGGCTTATGGCGCCCGGGTCATCCAAGTCCGCGCCACTTATTCGGAATGCGCGAAACTGGCCGAAGAAATAGCGAAAAAATACGGATTTTATTTGGCCGGTGATTATGTTTTTCGGGGCGAGGGGCAGAAATCGCAAGGCTATGAAATTGTCGAACAATTATCCTGGCGCGCGCCGGACTATCTAATCGCGCCGATCGGCTGCGGGACCAATATCGCGGCGATTTATAAAGGCATAAAAGAATTTCACGATCTGGGCTTTATCGATAAATTGCCGAGAGTCATCGGCGTCCAGCCCGAAGGCGCCAATACCGTAGTCGACGCCTATAACCGCCGGTCAACGAAAATAAATCCAATTGCCAAGCCCAAAACAATCGCTTCGGCCGTCGCCGTCGGCTACCCTTTAGACGGTTTAAAAGTTCTGCGCGATATTAAAGAATCAAAAGGCATGGCGATTAGCGTGAATGACGAAGAGATCTTAAACGCGGAAAAAGAACTGGCTTACGAGGAATCGATTTTTGTCGAACCGTCGGCCGCGCTTTCGCTGGCCGCCTTGAAAAAAATGTGTTCGAAAAAAATCGTCGGGAAAAATGAAACAGTGGTCTGCGTTTTGACCGGAAACGGGCTAAAAGATCCGGTAACCATGCTGAAAATTCTCCCATCGCCTCCGTCAATCGAGCCGAAACTCTCGGAAGTCGACCATTATTTGAAAATGAAATTATATAACATCCAGGCCACGGTCGAAAAAGATAAAGCGGAAATCCTCTTTAGCAAAGCGCCCGGTTTAGCCCAAATAAAAAAAACGGTGCAAAAGAAGTTCGGCCTGGACTTAACTAAAATTTATCTGGACGCTATCCACGCTGAAGTGAAAGAATTTTTTAATAAAGAAGAAAAAATGAGAAAATCGGATTTGCAGCACATCATTGAAGCTAATTTAAAAACCGATCCCAAGGCGGTAAAAATAATCAAAGTCGAAGATTTTAAAGTGAGCACTTCAAAAGCCGCTAAGGCCGAAGCCCAGGTTTGCGTAAAAATCGCCGAGAAACGCATCTGCCGGGTGAATTCTTTCGGCGTGGGGCCGGTGGACGCG
This sequence is a window from Patescibacteria group bacterium. Protein-coding genes within it:
- a CDS encoding alpha-isopropylmalate synthase regulatory domain-containing protein, whose product is MAKEKYIQLNDVCLRESAQVSGGAMSPKDQLTYVRYLLEGGIDRIEIGFPGSSPVQLENSKRIVGFVDKNAKVKRPLLGGLARAKKEDIDAIREAGCDLCHIYIPSSDEFVKAMFAAEKYGDTVEGKQKWTIDQAVSMVRYAKSLGFKSVEYSPEDAARTSREFLYKMVEAVISAGADVVNIPDTTGLRIGSEFGDLIADIEKNVPNRKKALISVHCHNDSDHSTHNALEAIRNGADIVEGTFFGLGERSGMTKFEAVLMNVNTRQDLFSGFKIDFKPELCVKIVNFTANALGMSVPRHWVVAGSQNSICSSGTHQAIEARAKERGMESAYYSWHPEIYGHSKVTTVINQSSGREGLRKRLEELGYMLGSEEMQKVYEQSIKISEAMAGKPLEDRELAAIVHETIDVIPFPIKVKRCQAMGGKGTIPTATVVIEVEGKEGIAAEIGVGPYDAIMHSVVRAAENFYPKLKEVNIVLDAWNPTSVTSGSDALADVYARIRINDDINHAFSGRAVHIDTNQASAQAFANCLSWYLASL
- a CDS encoding threonine synthase, whose product is MTIQNGTVKFYKLKCVRCGAVWDEKETSSACLKCGDALEAHYDWEFIKCRLNQFNLKYTPISATKYLNFYPILDLKKLVTLNEGGTPLRKSKKIAKRLGLENLYFKDETSNPTGGFKDRGTMVEITKALEMGAKAVVVASTGNMAASVSAYASQAGIPAYIVVPEGTPIGKLSQTLAYGARVIQVRATYSECAKLAEEIAKKYGFYLAGDYVFRGEGQKSQGYEIVEQLSWRAPDYLIAPIGCGTNIAAIYKGIKEFHDLGFIDKLPRVIGVQPEGANTVVDAYNRRSTKINPIAKPKTIASAVAVGYPLDGLKVLRDIKESKGMAISVNDEEILNAEKELAYEESIFVEPSAALSLAALKKMCSKKIVGKNETVVCVLTGNGLKDPVTMLKILPSPPSIEPKLSEVDHYLKMKLYNIQATVEKDKAEILFSKAPGLAQIKKTVQKKFGLDLTKIYLDAIHAEVKEFFNKEEKMRKSDLQHIIEANLKTDPKAVKIIKVEDFKVSTSKAAKAEAQVCVKIAEKRICRVNSFGVGPVDAIMRAIREVIKKEKLPNYWLINFDVKIDSKGTDATVEVTMELKDEADNKVISTAASPDIIVASIEAFERGYNILYNKKK
- a CDS encoding nucleoside-diphosphate kinase; its protein translation is MIHPKEERTLVIIKPDGVQRSLVGEILKRYERTGLKLIALKIVVAGVEMAEKHYYDVGGEEWLEEVGRKARAAYEKKGLKSPYKTNRDNGMAVLKSNAKYLSSGPVIAMIWQGNQAVGLVRKITGATEPLSSDVGTIRGDFTLDTYAMADMDSRSVRNLIHASGTVEEAEKEIPNWFKKNEIIKYTHIQEKILYDVNIDGILE
- a CDS encoding isocitrate/isopropylmalate family dehydrogenase encodes the protein MAKKIIALVEGDGAGPEMMHEACRIAVAAAKMDGIEIEFEKTPMGWNAYHEHGDTLPEESFEKAVRIGTIFFGGVGDPKFDKTIGMEKPEMRPEARALLALRKEMGLFLNFRPIIYYKSLEALANVKPETIPEEGVKQIWIRYLLEDSYFGNADLMDEVPEKVRQKIGLKMKKDVCLEDEIVCDLAYYKKSTLEKYIRACFASAREMKLPLISIDKANVMARYDFWRKIATKIGAEEFPDVELIHQLVDSANSMLFTPAKLHGVIACGNEHGDILSDGAAAALGSMGLMCSSAVNPDTGQAMFESGAGTAPTLAGQDKANPLGRILTGALMLRHIGAKKGATAIEEAVNRALSEGWRTGDLFTKKDDPAKLLGTQAMGKKVLSYL
- the leuD gene encoding 3-isopropylmalate dehydratase small subunit: MLKNIGNGEEKDFSGPAGYAPIKNIDTDQIIPARYLTETDKAELGRHCLEDAQFSAEERKIILESQILVADENFGCGSSREHAPWALEANGIRCVIAPSFARIFYNNMFNNGLLCIELQPEEISELMEVKPNSLEIDWKNGVAKTEKGKQYKFSLSDYQKELIKNGGSAGYMLKLAADINI